Proteins from a single region of Anastrepha ludens isolate Willacy chromosome 5, idAnaLude1.1, whole genome shotgun sequence:
- the LOC128865290 gene encoding uncharacterized protein LOC128865290 isoform X2 — protein sequence MSKFDRQTSSMATSAASSCEKLVRIPPEQWTALRDVYRQNWPQNAYSYYALENYINWSRKDPELCEREFRIWSIDEKWREHGIYILEDKTFISHVVRVDACALEHIARYESALNHLKSIPYTELIFREKTSSAVKKYIAQLGYEPPLAQCYPARLYHLRKEDCLKLEVRARSDFIIKPLALTDATEVDDFWAYKAPGSRYIVERNIKYNASLGAYHPESDVLCAWVLYSELGTIACLYVKSEYRRRGLAEFLVKQICRMLTAKNCDATAHIEDTNNASRRLFTKLGFQSVEFNYWFIKADFVSLKKGGEHVERLTEQAMKHG from the exons Atg TCGAAATTTGACCGTCAGACCTCAAGCATGGCAACGAGTGCGGCGAGCAGCTGTGAAAAGCTTGTGCGGATACCTCCCGAGCAGTGGACTGCACTGCGCGATGTTTACCGCCAGAATTGGCCACAAAATGCCTATAGCTACTACGCTTTGGAAAATTATATCAACTGGTCACGCAAAGACCCAGAATTGTGTGAAAGGGAATTTCGTATATGGAGTATTGATGAAAAGTGGCGGGAGCATGGAATCTACATTTTGGAA GATAAAACGTTTATCTCACACGTCGTCAGAGTAGACGCCTGCGCTCTGGAGCATATCGCGCGTTATGAGTCAGCGTTGAACCACTTGAAGTCCATTCCGTATACTGAACTTATTTTTCGTGAAAAAACATCTTCAGCTGTTAAAAAGTATATTGCACAATTAGGCTATGAACCGCCGCTAGCGCAATGCTACCCAGCAAGGCTGTATCACCTGCGCAAGGAAGATTGTCTAAAACTTGAAGTGAg AGCTCGCTCGGATTTCATTATTAAACCACTCGCGTTGACTGACGCCACAGAAGTTGATGACTTTTGGGCGTACAAAGCACCCGGCTCGCGCTACATCGTGGAacgcaatataaaatacaacgcCTCCTTAGGTGCCTATCATCCCGAAAGCGATGTACTGTGCGCTTGGGTGTTGTA CAGCGAATTGGGCACCATAGCCTGTTTGTATGTGAAAAGTGAGTATCGGCGACGCGGCCTGGCTGAGTTTTTAGTGAAGCAAATATGTCGCATGCTGACCGCAAAAAATTGTGATGCTACCGCTCATATCGAGGACACAAATAATGCATCGAGAAGACTCTTTACAAAGTTGGGTTTTCAATCAGTTGAGTTCAACTACTGGTTTATAAAAGCGGATTTTGTAAGCTTAAAGAAGGGCGGCGAGCATGTGGAACGTTTGACTGAACAGGCTATGAAACATGGCTGA
- the LOC128865290 gene encoding uncharacterized protein LOC128865290 isoform X1 encodes MLCICISLPKIKYKINIYNCNTCQSKFDRQTSSMATSAASSCEKLVRIPPEQWTALRDVYRQNWPQNAYSYYALENYINWSRKDPELCEREFRIWSIDEKWREHGIYILEDKTFISHVVRVDACALEHIARYESALNHLKSIPYTELIFREKTSSAVKKYIAQLGYEPPLAQCYPARLYHLRKEDCLKLEVRARSDFIIKPLALTDATEVDDFWAYKAPGSRYIVERNIKYNASLGAYHPESDVLCAWVLYSELGTIACLYVKSEYRRRGLAEFLVKQICRMLTAKNCDATAHIEDTNNASRRLFTKLGFQSVEFNYWFIKADFVSLKKGGEHVERLTEQAMKHG; translated from the exons Atg CTTTGTATCTGTATTAGTTTAccaaaaattaagtacaaaataaacatttacaaTTGCAACACCTGCCAGTCGAAATTTGACCGTCAGACCTCAAGCATGGCAACGAGTGCGGCGAGCAGCTGTGAAAAGCTTGTGCGGATACCTCCCGAGCAGTGGACTGCACTGCGCGATGTTTACCGCCAGAATTGGCCACAAAATGCCTATAGCTACTACGCTTTGGAAAATTATATCAACTGGTCACGCAAAGACCCAGAATTGTGTGAAAGGGAATTTCGTATATGGAGTATTGATGAAAAGTGGCGGGAGCATGGAATCTACATTTTGGAA GATAAAACGTTTATCTCACACGTCGTCAGAGTAGACGCCTGCGCTCTGGAGCATATCGCGCGTTATGAGTCAGCGTTGAACCACTTGAAGTCCATTCCGTATACTGAACTTATTTTTCGTGAAAAAACATCTTCAGCTGTTAAAAAGTATATTGCACAATTAGGCTATGAACCGCCGCTAGCGCAATGCTACCCAGCAAGGCTGTATCACCTGCGCAAGGAAGATTGTCTAAAACTTGAAGTGAg AGCTCGCTCGGATTTCATTATTAAACCACTCGCGTTGACTGACGCCACAGAAGTTGATGACTTTTGGGCGTACAAAGCACCCGGCTCGCGCTACATCGTGGAacgcaatataaaatacaacgcCTCCTTAGGTGCCTATCATCCCGAAAGCGATGTACTGTGCGCTTGGGTGTTGTA CAGCGAATTGGGCACCATAGCCTGTTTGTATGTGAAAAGTGAGTATCGGCGACGCGGCCTGGCTGAGTTTTTAGTGAAGCAAATATGTCGCATGCTGACCGCAAAAAATTGTGATGCTACCGCTCATATCGAGGACACAAATAATGCATCGAGAAGACTCTTTACAAAGTTGGGTTTTCAATCAGTTGAGTTCAACTACTGGTTTATAAAAGCGGATTTTGTAAGCTTAAAGAAGGGCGGCGAGCATGTGGAACGTTTGACTGAACAGGCTATGAAACATGGCTGA
- the LOC128865290 gene encoding uncharacterized protein LOC128865290 isoform X3, whose amino-acid sequence MATSAASSCEKLVRIPPEQWTALRDVYRQNWPQNAYSYYALENYINWSRKDPELCEREFRIWSIDEKWREHGIYILEDKTFISHVVRVDACALEHIARYESALNHLKSIPYTELIFREKTSSAVKKYIAQLGYEPPLAQCYPARLYHLRKEDCLKLEVRARSDFIIKPLALTDATEVDDFWAYKAPGSRYIVERNIKYNASLGAYHPESDVLCAWVLYSELGTIACLYVKSEYRRRGLAEFLVKQICRMLTAKNCDATAHIEDTNNASRRLFTKLGFQSVEFNYWFIKADFVSLKKGGEHVERLTEQAMKHG is encoded by the exons ATGGCAACGAGTGCGGCGAGCAGCTGTGAAAAGCTTGTGCGGATACCTCCCGAGCAGTGGACTGCACTGCGCGATGTTTACCGCCAGAATTGGCCACAAAATGCCTATAGCTACTACGCTTTGGAAAATTATATCAACTGGTCACGCAAAGACCCAGAATTGTGTGAAAGGGAATTTCGTATATGGAGTATTGATGAAAAGTGGCGGGAGCATGGAATCTACATTTTGGAA GATAAAACGTTTATCTCACACGTCGTCAGAGTAGACGCCTGCGCTCTGGAGCATATCGCGCGTTATGAGTCAGCGTTGAACCACTTGAAGTCCATTCCGTATACTGAACTTATTTTTCGTGAAAAAACATCTTCAGCTGTTAAAAAGTATATTGCACAATTAGGCTATGAACCGCCGCTAGCGCAATGCTACCCAGCAAGGCTGTATCACCTGCGCAAGGAAGATTGTCTAAAACTTGAAGTGAg AGCTCGCTCGGATTTCATTATTAAACCACTCGCGTTGACTGACGCCACAGAAGTTGATGACTTTTGGGCGTACAAAGCACCCGGCTCGCGCTACATCGTGGAacgcaatataaaatacaacgcCTCCTTAGGTGCCTATCATCCCGAAAGCGATGTACTGTGCGCTTGGGTGTTGTA CAGCGAATTGGGCACCATAGCCTGTTTGTATGTGAAAAGTGAGTATCGGCGACGCGGCCTGGCTGAGTTTTTAGTGAAGCAAATATGTCGCATGCTGACCGCAAAAAATTGTGATGCTACCGCTCATATCGAGGACACAAATAATGCATCGAGAAGACTCTTTACAAAGTTGGGTTTTCAATCAGTTGAGTTCAACTACTGGTTTATAAAAGCGGATTTTGTAAGCTTAAAGAAGGGCGGCGAGCATGTGGAACGTTTGACTGAACAGGCTATGAAACATGGCTGA